The Nostoc sp. 'Lobaria pulmonaria (5183) cyanobiont' DNA window AAATCAAGCTGATTGATTTCAGTATTGCCTCACTCTTACCACGAGAAACCCAGGAAATCCAGAGCCTCAATGGATTGGAGGGAACGCTAGCCTATCTGTCGCCAGAGCAAACCGGACGGATGAACAGAGGCATTGACTACCGCAGTGACTTCTATTCTTTAGGTGTGACTTTCTTTGAACTACTGAGTGGAAAATTGCCCTTTGAGTCCCAGGAACCGATGGAGTTGGTGCATTGCCACATTGCGAAACTTCCACCCTGCGTCTGCGATTTCAACCCCGAATTGCCCTTGATGCTGGGCGAGATTATCCGCAAACTGATGGCGAAGAACGCCGAAGACCGCTATCAGAGTGTGCTAGGTCTTAAACATGACCTCGTTACTTGCCTAGAACAGTGGCGAGAAACAGGCAAACACAACTGGTTTGATTTAGGACAGCGCGATATCAGCGATCGCTTTCTCATCAGAGAAAAACTCTACGGACGCGAGTCGGAAGTACAGACGTTACTAGAAGCATTTGGTCATGCTGCTAATGGTGACTCCCAACTGATGCTGGTGGCAGGTTTCTCTGGCATTGGCAAAACCGCAGTTGTCAATGAAGTACATAAGCCGATCGTCCAGTGGAATGGTTACTTCATCAAAGGGAAACACGACCAGTTCAACCGAAATATTCCTTTATCTGCTTTTGTCCAAGCCTTTCGTGATTTGATGGGACAGTTGCTTAGTGAAAGCGATACTCAACTAAAGCAATGGCAAAACAAGATTTTAGCGGCAGTTGGTGAGAACGGGCAACTTCTGATCGAGGTGATTCCTGAACTGGAGCAGATTATCGGCAAACAGCCTGCGATCGCCCCTGGCGTTGGCGGAGCCATCGCTGAATTATCGGGCAGTGCGGCACAGAATCGGTTCAATCTGCTGTTCCAAAAGTTTATTCAAGTCTTTACCACACCAGAGCATCCGTTGGTGATGTTTCTTGATGACTTGCAGTGGGCAGATTCGGCATCGCTGAATTTGCTGAAGCTGTTGATGGCCCAGAGTAATCGCAGTTATCTATTCGTTATTGGTGCATACCGCGATAACGAGGTGTTTGCAGCTCATCCACTCATGTTGACACTAGATGAAATCAAAAAGGAATCTTCTTGCGTCAACACTCTGACTCTATTTCCCTTGAGTCAAGCAGATGTAAACCATTTAATCGCCGATTCACTCAGTTGTGCAACTGAAAAGGCATTACCGTTAACAGAGTTAGTTTATCAAAAAGCCAAAGGCAATCCCTTTTTCACAACTCAGTTTTTGAAAGCGCTACATGAGGATGGGCTGATTACCTTTGATTGGGAGTTAGGTTTTTGGCAGTGTGATGTGACGCAAGTGCGATCGCTTGCTCTCACCGATGATGTGGTGGAATTTATGGCACAACAGCTTCAAAAGTTGCCCAACATCACTCAAAATATTTTGAAACTGGCAGCCTGTATTGGCAATCAGTTCGATTTAACGACGTTAGCAATCGTCTCTGAAAAGTCGCACACAGAAACCGCTTCGGACTTGTGGAAAGCATTGCAAGAAGGATTGATTGTTCCCATCAATGAGGTTTACAAGTTTTATCAAGATTCGTCATTGGTTATCGATCATTTGCAAATGACAAATGCCAAAGGACAAATGACAATTTACAAATTCTTGCACGATCGCGTTCAGCAAGCAGCCTACTCTCTGATTCCCAAGCAGCAAAAACAGGTCACTCACCTGAAAATTGGGCAACTTTTACTGAAACATACGCCAGCCTCAGAACAGTACGAAAAACTATTTGAGATTGTCAATCAACTCAATATCAGCAATAGCTTAATTGTCGATCCAGATCAGAAGACAGAACTCGCTCAACTCAATTTACAAGCTGCCCAAAAAGCAAGAGCTGCAACAGCATACGTTGCCGCATTTGAGTATGCCACTACAGGTATTGCAATGCTGGCACAGGAGCGGTGGCAAACACAATATCAACTAACCCTGACACTTTATGAAGCTACCACCGAAGCAGCTTACCTAAGTGGCAATTTTGAGCAGATGGCACAATTTGCAGCAGTCATTTTGTCAAATGCTAGAACCTTATTAGATACCGTTAAAGTCTATGAAATCCAAATTCAAGCCGCTCAAGCTCAACATCAATTTCTACAGGGCGTGGAGCTGGCTCTCAAGATTTTAGAGCAGTTAGGAATCCATTTTCCCAAGCAACCAGATGAATCAGATATTGCATCGGCACTCAAAGCAAACAAATCCATTTTAGCTGGAAGGCAAGCGGTAGATTTAATCGCTCTACATCAGATGACAGAGTTAGACAAATTAGCCGCTATGCGGATTCTCGTAAGTGTCTCTTCTTCTGCCTTTGTTGCCGCTCCAACACTCTTACCATTTATTGTCCTTGAGCAAGTAAATTTATCTGTTCAGTACGGCAATACCTCAGACTCTACAAATGGTTATGCCTACTATGGACTGCTGCTTTGTGGGGCGGTAGGAGATATTGAATGTGGTTATCAGTTTGGACAACTGGCACTCAAATTACTCGAACATTTTAATGCCAAAAAGTTGAAAGCCAGAACTTATGTCGGAGTATGCTGTAGTGTATTGCATTGGAAAGAGCCGCTTAGGAACACCTTAGCGCTTTTCCGGGAAGGCTATCAAGTTGGGCTAGAAACGGGAGATTTAGAATCAGCTACCATTTGTGCAGTTGTTTACGTCATGCACTCTTTGTTTGTTGGTAAAGAACTGGGGGAGTTAAGCCGAGAGAGTGATGCTTTCCGCCTTCAACTCACTCAACTAAAACAAGAAGGACTTCTCAACCAACTGACGATTTTTCAGCAATCGATTTTGAATTTAAACGGTGATTGTGCCCAAGCATGGCAACTAATTGGTAAGGCTTTCAATCAAGAGCAAATGTTGCCAGTTCTCCAGCACTCAGGCGATCAAACTGCGCTGTGCTATTTCAATGTGAGTAAACTTTTTCTTGGTTATCTGTTTGGGAAGTTTGAACATGCAGTGGAAGCTGCGATCGCAACTGAAAATTATCTAGGCGGTGTCATCGGATTATTTGTGGTTCCAATCTTCCACACCTATGATTCTCTGGCTCATCTGGCAATCTATTCCCAAGTTTCCGCAACAGAACAACAACACATTCTTGGGCGGGTGAGCAAAAATCAACAAAAGATCAAAACTTGGGCTAGCTATATTCCAGCCAATCATTTACACAAGTTTTGTTTGGTTGAAGCAGAACGATATCGGGTTCTGGGACATAAATCAGAGGCAATAGAATTATACGATCGCGCCATTGCTCTTGCAAAAGAACACGGCTACACCCAAGAAGAAGCACTTGCCAACGAACTAGCCGCCAAATTTTACCTCGACTGGAGCAAACAGTGCATAGCTGGGGAATACATAATTGAAGCCTACTATGGCTATGCTCGTTGGGGCGCTAAAGCCAAAGTCGCCGACTTGGAACGACGCTATCCGCAACACCTCGCCTCCATCCTTGAGCAAACCCGTTCTCCCCTCTCCACTCACGAAACTATCTTTACATTGGGGAGTGTCACATCCACCAGTTCCGCCACTTCCAGCTGTAGCAGCGTCTCTGTTGCTTTAGATTTAGCTGCCATTCTCAAAGCTTATCAAACTATCTCAGGGGAAATCGAACTCGAAAAACTGCTCTCAGCATTACTGCATATCGTCATTGAAAATGCGGGAGCCAATAAGTGTGTGTTCATGCTTTTGGAGTCAGATCGTTTGCTAATTCAGGCGTTAGCACAGCTTTCCTTAGACGGTGTACAGAACCAGGCTGCCAAAATCGATTTTTACCCAATGTTGCTCAACCCACAGTCTGTTGAAGACTCTGTTGATCTGCCAGTTGGCTTAATATATTCCGTCAAACACAGCTTACAATCAACAGTGATTACTGATGCTAGGGTGCATCCTCAATTAATTAATGACTCATATATTCAACAACAGCAGCCCAAAAGTATCTTGTGTAGCCCGATTTTGCATCAGGGTAAGTTGCTGGGCATATTGTATCTGGAAAATAACTTAGTAACCAAAGCCTTTACAAGCGATCGCGTCGAACTACTAAACTTACTTTGCGCTCAAGCGGCAATTTCTCTGGAAAATGCCCGACTTTATCGAAATTCCCAGAAATATGCTCAACAGTTAACACAATCTCTAGCAAAATTGCAGGCTAGTGAAACCCGCTTCCAAAATTTGGCGAATAATATTCCTGGTATGGTGTACCAATTG harbors:
- a CDS encoding ATP-binding sensor histidine kinase → MSAKVDGTLRIAGYQIIKQLYSGSRTQVYRAIRECDRLPVVIKLLKREYPTFSELVQFRNQYAIAKNLDISGIIKPYSLEAYHNGYALVMEDFGGVSLRQFTLGKTLTLEQFLPIALQLLDTLHQLHQQRVIHKDIKPANILIHSDTKQIKLIDFSIASLLPRETQEIQSLNGLEGTLAYLSPEQTGRMNRGIDYRSDFYSLGVTFFELLSGKLPFESQEPMELVHCHIAKLPPCVCDFNPELPLMLGEIIRKLMAKNAEDRYQSVLGLKHDLVTCLEQWRETGKHNWFDLGQRDISDRFLIREKLYGRESEVQTLLEAFGHAANGDSQLMLVAGFSGIGKTAVVNEVHKPIVQWNGYFIKGKHDQFNRNIPLSAFVQAFRDLMGQLLSESDTQLKQWQNKILAAVGENGQLLIEVIPELEQIIGKQPAIAPGVGGAIAELSGSAAQNRFNLLFQKFIQVFTTPEHPLVMFLDDLQWADSASLNLLKLLMAQSNRSYLFVIGAYRDNEVFAAHPLMLTLDEIKKESSCVNTLTLFPLSQADVNHLIADSLSCATEKALPLTELVYQKAKGNPFFTTQFLKALHEDGLITFDWELGFWQCDVTQVRSLALTDDVVEFMAQQLQKLPNITQNILKLAACIGNQFDLTTLAIVSEKSHTETASDLWKALQEGLIVPINEVYKFYQDSSLVIDHLQMTNAKGQMTIYKFLHDRVQQAAYSLIPKQQKQVTHLKIGQLLLKHTPASEQYEKLFEIVNQLNISNSLIVDPDQKTELAQLNLQAAQKARAATAYVAAFEYATTGIAMLAQERWQTQYQLTLTLYEATTEAAYLSGNFEQMAQFAAVILSNARTLLDTVKVYEIQIQAAQAQHQFLQGVELALKILEQLGIHFPKQPDESDIASALKANKSILAGRQAVDLIALHQMTELDKLAAMRILVSVSSSAFVAAPTLLPFIVLEQVNLSVQYGNTSDSTNGYAYYGLLLCGAVGDIECGYQFGQLALKLLEHFNAKKLKARTYVGVCCSVLHWKEPLRNTLALFREGYQVGLETGDLESATICAVVYVMHSLFVGKELGELSRESDAFRLQLTQLKQEGLLNQLTIFQQSILNLNGDCAQAWQLIGKAFNQEQMLPVLQHSGDQTALCYFNVSKLFLGYLFGKFEHAVEAAIATENYLGGVIGLFVVPIFHTYDSLAHLAIYSQVSATEQQHILGRVSKNQQKIKTWASYIPANHLHKFCLVEAERYRVLGHKSEAIELYDRAIALAKEHGYTQEEALANELAAKFYLDWSKQCIAGEYIIEAYYGYARWGAKAKVADLERRYPQHLASILEQTRSPLSTHETIFTLGSVTSTSSATSSCSSVSVALDLAAILKAYQTISGEIELEKLLSALLHIVIENAGANKCVFMLLESDRLLIQALAQLSLDGVQNQAAKIDFYPMLLNPQSVEDSVDLPVGLIYSVKHSLQSTVITDARVHPQLINDSYIQQQQPKSILCSPILHQGKLLGILYLENNLVTKAFTSDRVELLNLLCAQAAISLENARLYRNSQKYAQQLTQSLAKLQASETRFQNLANNIPGMVYQLRLEVDGSTSTPYVSSGCFDLYGLEPELVMAGTHSLYTMHHPDDNPAIAQAIAYSAQYLTPFEQEWRIILPSGTVKWIQSASRPERQADGSIIWDGVVIDISERKQAEASLAKEREFLNAIIHNITDGIVVCDGTGKLTLFNKATREFHGLPVESLPAEQWAEHFDLYQPDGQTPLSKTEIPLFRALQGEIVENAEMVIAPKHGFTRILLASGQAIFDASGDKLGAVVVMRDISERKQAELALQQKSFDLEQALTDLQNAQLQMVQSEKMSALGNLVAGVAHEMNNPLGFIAASLKLAKPTLIDVVEHLKLYQSSLPNVNDEIKDHAEEIDLDYSLEDLPKMIDAMSMACDRLKNISTSLRTFSRADKDYKVPFNIHQGIDSTILILKHRLKANEQRPAIEVITEYSILPQVECFPGQLNQVFMNILANAIDALEESNIGRSFDEIKANPNCITITTTVENNLVRITIADNAKGIDELLKQKIFDHLFTTKAVGKGTGLGLAIARQIIVEKHGGAIAVNSQLGEGTEFVIQLPLSP